From one Lotus japonicus ecotype B-129 chromosome 3, LjGifu_v1.2 genomic stretch:
- the LOC130745533 gene encoding ankyrin repeat domain-containing protein 2B-like, with amino-acid sequence MASDSGKDFPADDKAGSAEKSSKDESSSKDSPAGQKAPSGPGPATPFPANPFDFSAMSGLLNDPSIKELAEQIAKDPSFNQMAEQLQKSFQGPTPESVPNFDNQQYFSTMQQVMQNPNFMTMAERLGNALMQDPSMSSMLESFTNPSNKDQLEERMALIKEDPSLKHILDEIETGGPAAMMRYWNDEEVLRKLGQAMGLANPGEAAASAENSGPDEAEDVGNEDESIVHQTASVGDLEGLKNALAAGSDKDEEDSEGRTALHFACGYGEVKCAQVLLEAGAKVDALDKNKNTALHYAAGYGRKECVALLLENGAAVTLQNMDGKTPIDVAKLNNQNDVLKLLEKDAFL; translated from the exons ATGGCTTCGGATTCGGGGAAGGATTTTCCTGCTG ATGACAAAGCTGGTTCAGCAGAGAAAAGTTCCAAAGATGAATCGTCCTCGAAAGATTCACCGGCAGGACAGAAAGCTCCGTCTGGGCCTGGGCCTGCAACTCCGTTTCCAGCCAACCCTTTTGATTTCTCAGCGATGTCTGGTCTGCTCAAT GATCCAAGTATCAAGGAATTGGCTGAACAAATAGCAAAAGATCCATCGTTCAATCAGATGGCAGAGCAGcttcagaaatcatttcaagGACCAACACCGGAGAGTGTGCCGAACTTTGATAATCAGCAATATTTTTCAACCATGCAACAGGTCATGCAGAATCCTAATTTTATGACCATGGCTGAGCGCCTGGGTAATGCATTGATGCAG GATCCATCTATGTCTTCTATGCTTGAAAGTTTTACTAATCCATCAAATAAAGACCAACTTGAAGAGAGAATGGCACTCATCAAGGAAGATCCTTCTCTGAAACATATTTTAGATGAGATAGAGACTGGTGGGCCTGCTGCTATGATGAG ATACTGGAACGATGAGGAGGTTCTGCGGAAGTTGGGACAAGCAATGGGCCTTGCTAATCCTGGAGAGGCTGCTGCTTCTGCTGAAAATTCTGGGCCAGATGAGGCAGAAGATGTGGGAAATGAAGATGAATCAATCGTTCATCAAACTGCTAGTGTTGGTGATTTGGAG GGCCTGAAAAATGCACTAGCCGCTGGTTCTGAcaaggatgaagaagattcAGAGGGAAGAACTGCTCTGCATTTTGCCTGTGGATATGGCGAG GTGAAGTGTGCGCAAGTTCTCCTTGAGGCCGGAGCAAAAGTTGATGCTTTGGATAAAAATAAGAACACAGCTCTTCATTATGCAGCTGGTTATGGGAGGAAGGAATGTGTGGCCCTGCTCCTTGAAAACGGTGCTGCAGT TACACTCCAGAATATGGACGGGAAAACTCCTATAGATGTTGCGAAGCTAAACAATCAGAATGACGTTCTAAAGCTGCTTGAGAAAGATGCTTTCCTGTAA